One stretch of Streptomyces sp. 135 DNA includes these proteins:
- a CDS encoding amino acid permease, producing MSRTTWSSSTVPAPRQDEEQKLRELGYQPVLARRMGGFGNFAISFSVISILSGCMTLYGFGMNTGGPAVMLWGWAGVGLFVLCVGLALAEVTSAYPTSGALYYMADRLGGRRWGWYTGWLNLLGLLGAIAGIDYGAALFTGAFLNLRFGFEPTPEKTFLIFLCILLVHALLNLFNVRLVSLLNSISVWWHLAGVAVIVGALAIVPDHHQSPSFVFGEFFDGTGWDNPLYVTAIGLLLAQYTFSGYDASAHLSEETSNASVTAARGIVRAIWASWIAGFVLLAGLTFAIQDYAGTLGTDTGVPPAQIMIDAVGESGATALLLIVIVAQLFCGNAETAAASRMVFAFSRDNALPGSALWRKVSSRTQVPVPAVWLSVGLAAAIALPSLYSATAYTAVTAINVIGITPAYAIPIFLRLRAGDRFRPGPWNLGRWSKPIGWVAVVWVAFVTVLFCLPQASPVTVSSMNYAAIALAVVLILATVWWFVARRSYSTPQAYGSDREQAEVAEGIV from the coding sequence GTGTCCCGCACCACCTGGTCGTCGAGCACCGTCCCAGCGCCACGCCAGGACGAGGAGCAGAAGCTCAGAGAGCTCGGCTACCAGCCCGTCCTGGCCCGCCGCATGGGCGGGTTCGGCAACTTCGCCATCAGCTTCTCCGTGATCTCCATCCTCTCCGGCTGCATGACGCTGTACGGCTTCGGCATGAACACCGGCGGCCCCGCCGTGATGCTCTGGGGCTGGGCCGGCGTCGGCCTCTTCGTGCTCTGCGTGGGCCTCGCGCTCGCCGAGGTCACGAGCGCGTACCCCACGTCCGGGGCGCTCTACTACATGGCCGACCGGCTCGGCGGGCGCCGCTGGGGCTGGTACACGGGCTGGCTGAACCTGCTCGGTCTGCTCGGCGCGATCGCGGGCATCGACTACGGAGCGGCGCTGTTCACCGGAGCGTTCCTGAACCTGCGGTTCGGCTTCGAGCCGACCCCGGAGAAGACCTTCCTGATCTTCCTGTGCATCCTGCTCGTGCACGCCCTGCTCAACCTGTTCAACGTCCGCCTGGTGAGTCTGCTCAACTCCATCAGCGTGTGGTGGCACCTGGCCGGTGTGGCCGTGATCGTCGGGGCCCTCGCGATCGTCCCGGACCACCACCAGTCGCCGTCGTTCGTCTTCGGCGAGTTCTTCGACGGCACCGGCTGGGACAACCCGCTCTACGTGACGGCGATCGGCCTGCTCCTCGCGCAGTACACGTTCTCCGGATACGACGCGTCCGCCCACCTGTCCGAGGAGACCTCCAACGCGTCGGTGACCGCGGCGCGCGGCATCGTGCGCGCCATCTGGGCGTCGTGGATCGCCGGTTTCGTGCTGCTCGCCGGGCTCACCTTCGCGATCCAGGACTACGCGGGCACGCTGGGCACGGATACCGGGGTGCCGCCCGCCCAGATCATGATCGACGCGGTCGGCGAGTCCGGGGCGACCGCGCTGCTGCTCATCGTCATCGTGGCGCAGCTGTTCTGCGGCAACGCCGAGACGGCCGCCGCGAGCCGGATGGTCTTCGCGTTCTCCCGCGACAACGCGCTGCCCGGCTCCGCCCTGTGGCGCAAGGTCAGCTCCCGCACGCAGGTCCCGGTGCCCGCGGTGTGGCTGTCGGTGGGCCTCGCCGCCGCGATCGCCCTGCCCTCGCTGTACTCGGCGACCGCGTACACCGCCGTGACCGCCATCAACGTCATCGGCATCACGCCCGCCTACGCCATCCCGATCTTCCTGCGGCTCCGCGCGGGCGACCGCTTCCGGCCGGGCCCGTGGAACCTGGGGCGCTGGAGCAAGCCCATCGGCTGGGTCGCGGTGGTCTGGGTGGCGTTCGTGACGGTCCTGTTCTGCCTGCCGCAGGCCTCGCCGGTGACGGTCAGTTCGATGAACTACGCGGCGATCGCGCTGGCCGTGGTGCTGATCCTCGCCACCGTGTGGTGGTTCGTGGCGCGCCGCTCGTACAGCACCCCGCAGGCGTACGGCTCGGACCGTGAGCAGGCCGAGGTCGCGGAGGGCATCGTCTGA
- a CDS encoding FGGY family carbohydrate kinase, giving the protein MISYERPPARRPVLAVDQGTSGTKALVVCPERGVIGSGAAAVRPRFLPGGLVEADPAELLSSVLDAGRQALADAGEPVAAVGLANQGETVLAWDPDSGEPLTRALVWQDRRAATVCDELDAHAAELQQLTGLPLDPYFAAPKMAWIRRHLTRRGVVTTSDAWLVHRLTGAYVTDAATAGRTQLLDLDDVTWSPRALEIYGLAEERLPAVVDAAGHVGTTTTFGPEIPLTGLLVDQQAALLALDVTEPGSAKCTYGTGAFLLAQTGARPRRGDSGLVSCVAWRLDGKSSYCLDGQVYTVASAVRWLTDLGVITGAEDLDPVGSAVPDAGGVTFVPALAGLAAPWWRGDLRGSLTGLGLDTTAGHLVRALCEGIAAQVVSLADAVAADLGEPLTSLRVDGGLTRSALLMQTQADLLQLPVEVSAVPDATALGAAAVARVGLDPGLPLADAIPAWRPAAVYAPRIGADEAAERLAGFRSAVTALLERTPS; this is encoded by the coding sequence GTGATCAGCTATGAGCGGCCCCCGGCGCGGCGGCCCGTGCTCGCCGTCGACCAGGGCACCTCCGGGACGAAGGCCCTCGTCGTCTGCCCGGAGCGCGGCGTCATCGGCTCGGGCGCGGCGGCCGTCCGGCCCCGCTTCCTGCCCGGCGGCCTGGTGGAGGCCGACCCCGCCGAGCTGCTCTCCTCCGTCCTCGACGCGGGCCGGCAGGCCCTGGCCGACGCGGGCGAACCGGTCGCCGCCGTCGGCCTCGCCAACCAGGGCGAGACGGTCCTGGCCTGGGACCCCGACTCCGGCGAACCGCTCACCCGGGCCCTCGTCTGGCAGGACCGCCGCGCCGCCACGGTCTGCGACGAACTCGACGCGCACGCGGCGGAGTTGCAGCAGCTCACCGGCCTCCCGCTCGACCCCTACTTCGCCGCGCCCAAGATGGCGTGGATACGCCGCCACCTCACCCGGCGGGGCGTGGTCACCACCAGCGACGCCTGGCTCGTCCACCGGCTCACCGGCGCCTACGTCACCGACGCCGCGACGGCGGGCCGCACCCAGCTCCTCGACCTCGACGACGTCACATGGTCACCGCGCGCCCTGGAGATCTACGGACTCGCCGAGGAGCGCCTGCCCGCCGTCGTCGACGCGGCGGGCCACGTCGGCACCACCACCACGTTCGGCCCCGAGATCCCGCTCACCGGGCTCCTCGTCGACCAGCAGGCCGCGCTGCTCGCCCTGGACGTGACGGAGCCGGGCAGCGCCAAGTGCACCTACGGCACAGGGGCGTTCCTGCTCGCCCAGACCGGCGCGCGGCCCCGCCGCGGCGACTCGGGACTGGTCAGCTGCGTCGCCTGGCGGCTCGACGGAAAGAGCAGCTACTGCCTCGACGGGCAGGTCTACACCGTCGCCTCCGCCGTCCGCTGGCTCACCGATCTCGGCGTGATCACCGGCGCCGAGGACCTCGACCCCGTGGGCTCCGCCGTCCCCGACGCGGGCGGCGTCACCTTCGTCCCCGCGCTCGCCGGCCTCGCGGCCCCCTGGTGGCGCGGCGACCTGCGCGGCTCACTGACCGGGCTCGGCCTCGACACCACCGCCGGGCACCTGGTCCGCGCCCTGTGCGAGGGCATCGCCGCGCAGGTCGTCTCCCTCGCCGACGCGGTCGCGGCCGACCTGGGCGAACCCCTGACGAGCCTGCGGGTCGACGGTGGCCTCACGCGCTCCGCCCTGCTCATGCAGACCCAGGCCGACCTGCTCCAACTCCCCGTCGAGGTCTCCGCGGTGCCGGACGCGACCGCGCTCGGCGCCGCCGCCGTCGCCCGCGTCGGCCTGGACCCCGGCCTGCCGCTCGCCGACGCGATCCCCGCGTGGCGGCCCGCCGCCGTCTACGCACCACGGATCGGCGCGGACGAGGCGGCCGAACGCCTCGCGGGCTTCCGGTCGGCCGTGACGGCACTGCTCGAACGTACGCCCTCATGA
- a CDS encoding FAD-dependent oxidoreductase, whose translation MTPAKSAGRVTRHGTVPDTTYDVTVIGAGVVGAAIARELARRPGLDVALVDASNDVGEGTSKGNTAILHTGFDAVPGSLESRLVREGQRLLTAYATESGIPVEPVGALLVAWDEEQLAALPGLLDKADRNGYDQARIIGPEEVRAREPHLGPGARGALDVPGESIICPWTTTLAYATQAVRAGVDLHLNCRVSQAGRRGGRHELTTSRGTLRTRYLVNAAGLHADTVDRLLGHDDFTVTPRRGQLIVFDKFARGLLTHILLPVPTALGKGVLVAPTVYGNVLLGPTAEDLDDKTATGTSAEGIAALREKGRRVLPELLDEEVTAVYAGLRAATEHDDYRISAHKEQRYVTVGGIRSTGLTASLAIAAHVTELLATTGLDLAEPGDLAPVRMPNLGEAFPRPYQRADLIAADPAYGTVVCHCERVTHGEIRDALASTVPPASPDGLRRRTRARGGRCQGFYCGDAVRQLFERGGNFERGGGSVSG comes from the coding sequence ATGACCCCCGCCAAGAGCGCCGGGCGCGTCACGAGGCACGGGACGGTGCCGGACACCACGTACGACGTCACCGTGATAGGCGCCGGCGTCGTGGGCGCGGCCATCGCCCGCGAACTGGCCCGCCGGCCCGGCCTGGACGTCGCCCTCGTGGATGCCTCGAACGACGTCGGCGAAGGCACCTCCAAGGGCAACACCGCGATCCTGCACACCGGCTTCGACGCCGTGCCCGGCTCCCTGGAGTCCCGCCTCGTCCGCGAGGGGCAGCGGCTCCTCACCGCGTACGCCACCGAGTCCGGCATCCCCGTGGAGCCGGTCGGCGCACTCCTCGTCGCCTGGGACGAGGAGCAACTGGCCGCCCTGCCCGGGCTGTTGGACAAGGCCGACCGCAACGGCTACGACCAGGCGCGGATCATCGGCCCCGAGGAGGTCAGGGCCCGCGAGCCGCACCTCGGCCCCGGCGCGCGCGGCGCCCTCGACGTGCCCGGGGAGAGCATCATCTGCCCCTGGACGACGACCCTCGCGTACGCCACGCAGGCGGTACGCGCGGGCGTCGACCTGCACCTCAACTGCCGGGTGTCACAGGCGGGTCGGCGCGGCGGACGGCATGAGCTGACGACGAGCCGCGGCACCCTGCGCACCCGGTACCTCGTCAACGCCGCGGGTCTGCACGCCGACACCGTCGACCGCCTGCTCGGCCACGACGACTTCACCGTCACCCCGCGCCGGGGCCAGCTCATCGTCTTCGACAAGTTCGCCCGTGGCCTGCTGACCCACATCCTGCTGCCCGTCCCCACCGCGCTCGGCAAGGGCGTCCTGGTCGCCCCGACCGTGTACGGCAACGTCCTCCTCGGCCCCACCGCCGAGGACCTGGACGACAAGACGGCCACCGGGACGAGCGCCGAGGGCATCGCCGCGCTGCGCGAGAAGGGCCGGCGCGTCCTGCCCGAACTGCTCGACGAGGAGGTCACCGCGGTCTACGCCGGACTGCGCGCCGCCACCGAGCACGACGACTACCGCATCAGCGCCCACAAAGAGCAGCGGTACGTCACGGTCGGCGGCATCCGCTCGACCGGGCTCACCGCGTCCCTGGCCATCGCCGCCCACGTCACCGAACTCCTCGCCACCACCGGCCTGGACCTCGCCGAACCGGGTGATCTGGCTCCCGTACGCATGCCGAACCTCGGTGAGGCCTTCCCGCGCCCGTACCAGCGCGCGGACCTCATCGCCGCCGACCCCGCCTACGGCACCGTGGTCTGCCACTGCGAGCGGGTGACGCACGGCGAGATCCGTGACGCGCTCGCGAGCACTGTCCCGCCCGCCTCGCCGGACGGTCTGCGGCGCCGCACGCGGGCGCGCGGCGGACGCTGCCAGGGCTTCTACTGCGGGGACGCGGTACGGCAACTCTTCGAACGCGGCGGGAACTTCGAACGGGGTGGGGGGTCGGTGTCCGGATGA
- a CDS encoding FAD-dependent oxidoreductase has protein sequence MRRERIVDVLVVGAGPAGLATAAGLAAAGAGEVEVVDRDQQAGGAARYCAHGGFGRLRLTGPQYAERCVAAAVGAGAVLRTGVTVTGSPDALTLDTTGPRGLERITARAVVLATGARERPRGARLVPGTRPAGVFTTGEVQRAVHGHRQRIGIRAVVVGAEPVSFAALDLLRSAGVEVAALVTEHPHHQAPRGRAAGARLLRGVPLLTDATVTELLGHGRLSGVRLRHRDGRTAHLACDTVVFTGDFVPDHELARHSGVPLDPGTRGPAVDSAFRTAERGVFAVGNVLHAAEPARVVAREGAAASAAVRRYLFDGDWPSASVPLRVTAPLAWIAPNRLTPDEPGDSGDGFTLRITEFVARPTLVITQDGRTLYRARRRRQAIPNRSLRIPGSWAGRVDARGGAVRIALGTGGG, from the coding sequence ATGAGGCGTGAGCGCATCGTCGACGTGCTGGTCGTGGGCGCGGGCCCGGCGGGACTCGCCACCGCCGCGGGGCTCGCCGCGGCGGGCGCGGGCGAGGTCGAAGTGGTCGACCGGGACCAGCAGGCGGGCGGCGCCGCGCGGTACTGCGCGCACGGCGGCTTCGGTCGCCTCAGGCTGACCGGGCCGCAGTACGCGGAGCGCTGCGTGGCGGCGGCCGTCGGCGCCGGAGCGGTGCTGCGGACCGGCGTCACCGTCACCGGCAGCCCGGACGCCCTCACCCTGGACACCACGGGCCCGCGCGGCCTGGAGCGGATCACCGCCCGTGCCGTCGTCCTCGCCACGGGCGCGCGCGAACGGCCGCGCGGCGCACGCCTGGTGCCGGGCACGCGGCCCGCGGGCGTGTTCACCACGGGCGAGGTGCAGCGGGCGGTCCACGGCCACCGGCAGCGGATCGGCATCCGGGCCGTCGTCGTCGGCGCGGAACCGGTGAGCTTCGCCGCCCTGGACCTGCTGCGGAGCGCCGGGGTCGAGGTCGCGGCGCTGGTCACGGAGCACCCCCACCACCAGGCACCGCGTGGCCGCGCGGCCGGGGCCCGGCTGCTGCGCGGCGTCCCGCTGCTCACGGACGCCACCGTCACCGAACTCCTCGGGCACGGCCGGCTGTCGGGCGTCCGGCTGCGGCACCGCGACGGTAGGACGGCACACCTCGCCTGCGACACGGTGGTCTTCACCGGCGACTTCGTGCCCGACCACGAATTGGCGCGACACAGCGGCGTGCCGCTCGACCCCGGCACCCGCGGCCCGGCCGTCGACAGTGCCTTCCGCACCGCCGAGCGGGGCGTCTTCGCGGTCGGCAACGTCCTGCACGCCGCCGAACCGGCACGCGTGGTGGCCCGGGAGGGCGCCGCCGCATCCGCCGCGGTGCGGCGCTACCTCTTCGACGGCGACTGGCCCTCGGCGTCGGTCCCGCTGCGGGTCACGGCGCCGCTGGCCTGGATCGCGCCCAACCGTCTGACACCGGACGAGCCGGGCGACAGCGGTGACGGCTTCACGCTGCGGATCACGGAGTTCGTCGCGCGTCCGACGCTGGTGATCACCCAGGACGGCCGGACCCTGTACCGCGCGCGACGTCGGCGCCAGGCGATCCCGAACCGGTCGCTGCGGATCCCGGGGAGCTGGGCCGGCCGGGTGGACGCGCGCGGCGGCGCCGTGCGCATCGCCCTCGGCACGGGGGGCGGGTAG
- a CDS encoding peptidase inhibitor family I36 protein, whose protein sequence is MRRKFSALLVAATAGAAATMPVSTAHAADGYDRCPDGYYCMFSGLDGTGDMITLRGNTPDLAALGMNDRAKSDWNRTPSTIYLWSDAHYGGCTAVTSAGPTGKDNFFPTYQDFFSSVQFDGPGGPSCGTPPGEGR, encoded by the coding sequence ATGAGGCGCAAGTTCTCCGCGCTGCTCGTGGCGGCGACCGCCGGGGCTGCCGCCACGATGCCGGTCTCCACGGCACACGCGGCCGACGGGTACGACCGCTGTCCCGACGGCTACTACTGCATGTTCTCGGGTCTGGACGGCACCGGCGACATGATCACGCTCCGGGGGAACACCCCCGATCTCGCCGCGCTCGGCATGAACGACCGGGCCAAGTCCGACTGGAACCGCACGCCCTCGACCATCTATCTCTGGTCCGACGCGCACTACGGCGGCTGCACGGCTGTGACCTCCGCAGGGCCGACGGGCAAGGACAACTTCTTCCCCACGTACCAGGACTTCTTCAGCTCGGTGCAGTTCGACGGGCCGGGCGGCCCGAGCTGCGGCACACCGCCCGGCGAGGGGAGGTGA
- a CDS encoding MarR family transcriptional regulator, translated as MPNNELHTALRGDLNDVLGDVLDGGKADAPDGGRAHDPDGDLDVEAFTAAIENFNRFYIRLPVLEKLPFTTLSVLDTLAFGGSPRRLTDLTKTEQVSQPGITQLVTRLERDGLVERRPDPSDGRAVLVHITEAGRAVGRSRRADRSRHLRPLVEQLTPEQRQAITDALPALARLAELGRGQE; from the coding sequence ATGCCGAACAACGAACTGCACACCGCCTTGCGAGGCGACCTCAACGACGTCCTGGGCGACGTCTTGGACGGCGGCAAGGCCGACGCTCCGGACGGCGGCCGGGCCCACGATCCGGACGGTGATCTCGACGTCGAGGCCTTCACCGCGGCGATCGAGAACTTCAACCGCTTCTACATCCGCCTCCCCGTGCTGGAGAAGCTGCCGTTCACCACCCTGTCGGTGCTCGACACCCTCGCGTTCGGCGGCAGCCCCCGGCGGCTGACCGACCTGACGAAGACCGAGCAGGTCAGCCAGCCCGGCATCACACAGCTGGTGACACGCCTGGAGCGGGACGGCCTGGTGGAGCGCCGCCCCGATCCGAGCGACGGCCGTGCCGTCCTGGTCCACATCACCGAAGCGGGCCGCGCGGTCGGCCGCTCCCGCCGCGCCGACCGCTCGCGCCATCTGCGGCCGCTCGTCGAGCAGCTGACCCCCGAGCAGCGCCAGGCCATCACGGACGCGCTCCCCGCCCTCGCCCGCCTCGCGGAACTGGGGCGCGGCCAGGAGTAG
- a CDS encoding thiolase family protein encodes MRTVHFAAARRTPIGKLRGALSTVRPDDLAAGVVRGLLADLPQLDPARIDDIYWGAANQAGEDNRNVARMAALLAGLPESVPGATVNRLCASGLEAVTTAARTIAAGEADIVLAGGSESMSRAPFVLPRPDEALPHRMETADTRLGWRLTNPRMKDLHGVLAMGETAEEVAERHGVSRERQDTFALRSHQRAAAARKDGHFDDELLPVTRPDGVVVDADECVREDTSYEKLSGLKPVFRKGGSVTAGNASPMNDGAAGLLLVSEEALNDLGLESLGRYAAGASAGVHPDVMGLGPVPATRKALDRVGWSVADIQEAEFNEAFAAQALACVDALGFDPELVNPSGGAIALGHPLGCSGARILTTLLHRMRRTGASRGLATMCVGVGQGSALLVERA; translated from the coding sequence GTGCGCACCGTCCACTTCGCCGCCGCCCGCCGCACCCCCATCGGCAAGCTCCGCGGCGCCCTCTCCACCGTCCGTCCCGACGACCTCGCCGCGGGCGTCGTACGCGGACTCCTCGCCGACCTGCCGCAGCTGGACCCCGCGCGGATCGACGACATCTACTGGGGCGCCGCCAACCAGGCGGGCGAGGACAACCGCAACGTCGCCCGCATGGCCGCCCTCCTCGCGGGCCTCCCCGAGTCCGTGCCCGGCGCCACCGTCAACCGGCTCTGCGCCTCCGGACTCGAAGCCGTCACGACCGCCGCGCGCACCATCGCCGCGGGCGAGGCCGACATCGTGCTCGCGGGCGGCTCCGAGTCCATGAGCCGCGCCCCCTTCGTCCTGCCCCGCCCGGACGAGGCGCTGCCGCACCGCATGGAGACCGCCGACACCCGCCTCGGCTGGCGGCTGACCAACCCGAGGATGAAGGACCTGCACGGCGTCCTCGCGATGGGCGAGACCGCCGAGGAGGTCGCCGAGCGCCACGGCGTCTCCCGCGAGCGCCAGGACACCTTCGCCCTGCGGAGCCACCAGCGCGCCGCCGCCGCCCGCAAGGACGGCCACTTCGACGACGAACTGCTGCCCGTCACCCGTCCCGACGGCGTGGTCGTCGACGCGGACGAATGCGTGCGCGAGGACACCTCGTACGAGAAGCTCAGCGGCCTGAAGCCGGTCTTCCGCAAGGGCGGTTCCGTCACCGCGGGCAACGCGTCGCCGATGAACGACGGCGCCGCCGGGCTGCTCCTCGTCAGCGAGGAGGCCCTGAACGACCTGGGCCTCGAATCCCTCGGGCGGTACGCCGCCGGCGCGTCGGCGGGCGTGCACCCGGACGTCATGGGCCTCGGGCCCGTCCCCGCCACCCGCAAGGCGCTCGACCGCGTCGGCTGGAGCGTCGCCGACATCCAGGAGGCGGAGTTCAACGAGGCGTTCGCCGCCCAGGCGCTCGCCTGCGTCGACGCCCTCGGCTTCGACCCGGAGCTGGTCAACCCCTCCGGCGGCGCCATCGCGCTCGGCCACCCCCTCGGCTGCTCGGGCGCCCGGATCCTCACCACGCTGCTGCACCGCATGCGCCGCACCGGCGCCTCGCGGGGCCTCGCCACGATGTGCGTGGGCGTGGGCCAGGGCAGCGCGCTCCTCGTCGAGCGCGCCTGA
- a CDS encoding long-chain fatty acid--CoA ligase, with product MATLSLAAILAEPARRHPDRTALVEGELRLSFRELWHEARAQGAALAELGVRPGDRVALMAPNTAEFPQAYYAILAAGGVVVPVHLLLAAEEVEHVLRDSGASLLLCHPAQAPTGRAAAEATGVRMLELGAEGELAALAGDTEPLATYATRDADDPAVVFYTSGTTGVPKGAVLSHFNLVMNATVNAFDANDVRPDDIALGALPLFHAFGQTVSMNSTWRAGATLVLLPRFDAARAIELMVAEGANTFHGVPTMFVGLVAAAASVPELPKLRLCVSGGASLPVAVLERFEETFGTPVYEGYGLSETSPAACVNQPDFGTKAGTIGHPLWGVDVEIARADVDDRVELLPTGELGEVVIRGHNVFSGYLGRPEATAEALVDGWFRSGDLGTKDADGFLSIVDRKKDVIIRGGFNVYPREVEEVLMRHPDIAQAAVIGLAHPVHGEEVCAVVVAAPGAAKDPEAVITWSKEHLGRHKYPRRVEFTDALPLGPSMKVLKRELRAQYTA from the coding sequence ATGGCAACGCTGTCCCTCGCCGCGATCCTCGCCGAACCCGCCCGCCGCCACCCGGACCGCACCGCCCTCGTCGAGGGTGAACTGCGGCTCTCTTTCAGGGAGTTGTGGCACGAAGCGCGCGCCCAGGGCGCCGCTCTCGCGGAGCTCGGCGTGCGGCCGGGGGACCGCGTCGCCCTGATGGCGCCGAACACCGCCGAGTTCCCGCAGGCCTACTACGCCATCCTGGCCGCCGGGGGAGTGGTCGTCCCCGTCCACCTGCTGCTCGCCGCCGAGGAGGTCGAGCACGTCCTGCGGGACAGCGGCGCGAGCCTCCTCCTGTGCCACCCCGCGCAGGCCCCGACCGGCCGGGCCGCCGCCGAGGCCACCGGCGTACGCATGCTGGAACTGGGCGCCGAGGGAGAGCTTGCGGCCCTGGCCGGCGACACCGAGCCCCTGGCCACGTACGCCACCCGCGACGCCGACGACCCGGCCGTCGTCTTCTACACCAGCGGCACCACCGGCGTCCCCAAGGGCGCCGTGCTCAGCCACTTCAACCTCGTGATGAACGCGACCGTCAACGCCTTCGACGCCAACGACGTCCGCCCCGACGACATCGCGCTCGGCGCGCTGCCCCTCTTCCACGCCTTCGGCCAGACCGTCTCCATGAACTCCACCTGGCGGGCGGGCGCGACGCTCGTCCTGCTGCCCCGCTTCGACGCCGCGCGGGCCATCGAACTGATGGTGGCGGAAGGCGCGAACACCTTCCACGGGGTGCCCACCATGTTCGTCGGCCTCGTGGCCGCCGCCGCGTCCGTCCCCGAGCTGCCGAAGCTGCGCCTGTGCGTCTCCGGCGGCGCCTCGCTGCCCGTCGCCGTACTCGAACGCTTCGAGGAGACCTTCGGAACGCCCGTGTACGAGGGGTACGGGCTCTCCGAGACGTCCCCGGCGGCTTGCGTCAACCAGCCCGACTTCGGCACCAAGGCGGGCACCATCGGCCACCCGCTGTGGGGCGTCGATGTCGAGATCGCCCGCGCCGACGTCGACGACCGCGTCGAACTCCTGCCCACGGGCGAGCTCGGCGAGGTCGTGATCCGCGGCCACAACGTCTTCTCCGGGTACCTGGGGCGCCCCGAGGCCACCGCCGAGGCACTGGTCGACGGCTGGTTCCGCAGCGGCGACCTCGGCACCAAGGACGCCGACGGCTTCCTGAGCATCGTCGACCGCAAGAAGGACGTCATCATCCGCGGCGGCTTCAACGTCTACCCGCGCGAGGTCGAGGAGGTCCTGATGCGCCATCCCGACATAGCGCAGGCCGCCGTGATCGGCCTGGCCCACCCCGTCCACGGCGAGGAGGTCTGCGCCGTCGTCGTCGCGGCGCCCGGCGCGGCCAAGGACCCCGAAGCGGTCATCACGTGGTCGAAGGAACACCTCGGCCGCCACAAGTACCCGCGCCGCGTGGAGTTCACCGACGCGCTCCCGCTCGGCCCCAGCATGAAGGTCCTCAAGCGGGAACTGCGCGCCCAGTACACGGCGTAG